The segment CATCCAAGGGCAACTCCAGACGACCTGCGACCGCCAATCCGACAGGCACCCCGCCGGCGGGAATGCCAAAGACGATGCCATTTTCCAGTGGGAAGGGTTCCAGCATCTCGCCGAGTATCATCCCGGCGTGGTGCCGGTCTTTGAAAACCGCTGTTTTA is part of the Chitinivibrionales bacterium genome and harbors:
- a CDS encoding phosphoribosyltransferase, which codes for MNQTKISGIHQQPEIKNKTAVFKDRHHAGMILGEMLEPFPLENGIVFGIPAGGVPVGLAVAGRLELPLD